In Candidatus Liberibacter africanus PTSAPSY, the genomic stretch GAAATGAAACGATCAACTACAAGAACACCACTTTTCTTATCTAGTTCATATTTAATAGGATGACCACCAAGAGAAATTTCAACAAAAACATTAACATCTACTGGTGAATTAGAACCCACGGAAATTTCATTTAATTTCATAAATTTTTTCATCCTTTTTACATATTATTTTCAAGTAAAACGACTCTTTATAGTGAAATTTAAGAATTATTATTTCTTAATTGAACTCGTATAAATTTACCGACTTTCCTCTTCTTTTCCGTTCATTAGGATCTAAATACATTTTCCTCAAACGAATAGACTTAGGCGTTACTTCAACTAACTCGTCGTTTTCTATCCATGACAATGCTTGTTCTAAACTCATCTTAACAGCAGGCACTAACTTAATAGCCTCATCTTTCCCTGAAGCACGCATATTTGTTAATTTTTTACCCTTTAGAACATTAACATCTAGATCATTTTCGCGTGTATGAATCCCAACTATCATTCCTTGGTATACTTTATCCCCTGGCTCTACAATCATAGAACCACGATCCTCGAGGTTAAACAACGCATATGCCACTGCCTTACCTTCTTCATTAGATAAAAGAACACCATTATTACGACCACCCATTTCTCCCTTATGGGGTTGATAAGAATGGAACAAACGATTCATGATAGCAGTACCGCGCGTATCAGTCATTAATTGTGACTGATACCCTATTAAACCACGCGTAGGAGAAAGGAATACAAGACGAACGCGATTCAAACCTGAAGGACGTAACTCTATCATTTCAGATTTGTGCAAAGTCATTCTCTGTACGACCGCTCCAGAATATTCTTCATCAACATCAATAACAACCTCTTCAACAGGCTCTAAAATATCATCTCCTTCTTTTTTCATGACAACACGGGGACGTGAAACCGCTAATTCAAAGCCCTCACGACGCATAGTTTCAATCAAAACAGCAAGTTGAAGTTCTCCCCTACCAGATACGAAAAAAGCATCTTTTGAACTGCTTTCCTCAACTCTCAACGCAATATTACCTTCTGCTTCCTTAAAAAGACGATCTCGTATCATACGACTCGTAACTTTGTCTCCTTCAGTACCAGCTAAAGGAGAATCACTAACAACAAATGTCATCGTTACAGTTGGAGGATCGATAGGCTGTGCTTTTAATGGTTCATCAACCGAAGAATCACAAAAGGTATCGGCGACTGTTGCCTTAACCAAGCCAGCAACAGAAACTATATCTCCCGCATGTGCTTCATCTATTGGTTGACGATCAATTCCACGAAAAGCAAGGATCTTCGAAACACGACCAACCTCAACGAGAGCACCATCCGGACTAAGAGCCTTAATATTTTGATTGGATCTAACAGTCCCTGAATGAATACGTCCTGTTATAACGCGACCTAAAAATGGATTTTTCTCTAAAATAGTCCCTATCATTTTAAATTCTCCATCACCAACGATAGGAGGAGGAACATGCTCGACTATACGATCTAAAAGAGGTGCTAAACCTTGATCCCGAGAACCATTAGGAGAATCACTCATCCAACCAACACGACCAGAACCATAAAGAATAGGAAAATCTAGCTGAGCATCAGTTGCATCTAAAGCTGAAAAAAGGTCAAAAACTTCGTTTATTACTTCATCGGCACGTGCATCAGAACGATCTACTTTATTTACAACAACTATTGGACGAAGACCTATTTTTAAAGCTTTACCAACAACAAATTTAGTTTGTGGCATAGGACCTTCAGCAGCATCAACTAGTACAACAACACTTTCTACCATACATAATATTCGCTCAACTTCACCTCCAAAATCAGCATGACCAGGAGTATCAACTATATTGATCCGCATATTATTCCAAACAATAGAAGTAACTTTTGCAAGTATAGTAATACCGCGTTCTTTTTCTAGATCATTAGAATCCATAACACGTTCGCTAACACGCTGATTATCACGAAAAACTCCCGATTGCTTGAGAAGCTCATCGACCAATGTTGTCTTTCCATGATCTACATGGGCAATAATAGCTATATTGCGAATCTGCATATATTTCAGTCTTTCATATATAATTACCGACATCATAAAATGAGATAAATAGCACTTGTTAAATATCTATCTCAATCTATTTAACGAAAAAAGCTTATAAAAAAACACCTTTTCGATGGACTAAACTTTATTACGCTTTGCCAAAGTACGCAAACGTAAAGCATGTAATTTTATAAAACCTTCTGAATCGTTTTGATTATAAGAATCCAAGTCATCTTCAAAAGTTACAAGCTTATCCGAATATAAAGATTTATCGCTTTCACGACCAACAATCATTACATTTCCCTTATAAAGCTTTAGCTTAACAGAACCTTCTACACATTCTTGGCTCTTATCAATTAACGCTTGCAACATTTCTCTCTCCGGAGAAAACCAAAACCCCTGATAAATCATATTTGCATAGCGAGACATCAAATCATCCTTCAAATGAGCCGCCCCTGAATCTAAAGAGATAGATTCAATAGCACGATGAGCATGCAATAAAATAGTGCCCCCAGGGGTTTCATATACACCTCGAGACTTCATCCCAATAAACCTATTTTCCACTATATCAATGCGTCCAATTCCATTACAACAAGCATACTGATTTAACTTATCTAACAACACTTCTGGTGGCATTAGCTCATCATTAATAGCAATAGGATCACCCTTTTTAAAATCAATTTTAATAATAGTAGATTCATCGGGAGCATCTTCA encodes the following:
- the typA gene encoding translational GTPase TypA, translated to MQIRNIAIIAHVDHGKTTLVDELLKQSGVFRDNQRVSERVMDSNDLEKERGITILAKVTSIVWNNMRINIVDTPGHADFGGEVERILCMVESVVVLVDAAEGPMPQTKFVVGKALKIGLRPIVVVNKVDRSDARADEVINEVFDLFSALDATDAQLDFPILYGSGRVGWMSDSPNGSRDQGLAPLLDRIVEHVPPPIVGDGEFKMIGTILEKNPFLGRVITGRIHSGTVRSNQNIKALSPDGALVEVGRVSKILAFRGIDRQPIDEAHAGDIVSVAGLVKATVADTFCDSSVDEPLKAQPIDPPTVTMTFVVSDSPLAGTEGDKVTSRMIRDRLFKEAEGNIALRVEESSSKDAFFVSGRGELQLAVLIETMRREGFELAVSRPRVVMKKEGDDILEPVEEVVIDVDEEYSGAVVQRMTLHKSEMIELRPSGLNRVRLVFLSPTRGLIGYQSQLMTDTRGTAIMNRLFHSYQPHKGEMGGRNNGVLLSNEEGKAVAYALFNLEDRGSMIVEPGDKVYQGMIVGIHTRENDLDVNVLKGKKLTNMRASGKDEAIKLVPAVKMSLEQALSWIENDELVEVTPKSIRLRKMYLDPNERKRRGKSVNLYEFN